In Candidatus Marinimicrobia bacterium CG08_land_8_20_14_0_20_45_22, one DNA window encodes the following:
- the ftsA gene encoding cell division protein FtsA yields the protein MKSKNQLISAIDVGSSKICTLIAEIDQERQEPIIRGYSKVPSKGIKKGLVSDIELATESIQDSVSRAEKMAEVTIDSCWVGLSGDHIQSMNTNGRMAISRDSRGGLGEAQQIDEEDVQKLVDHTKAVPLPIDRQLLHVLPQDFIVDNQQEIKNPIALSGRRLEAKVHLTTYNTTIASNLTHCIENAGLGVEAFVLQSLAASFSTLEESEKETGTVLIDIGANVLDIIVFNNGGVHHTGVVNLGGVNVTNDIAYLLRIPLDKAESIKREYGHAIAGLADRDAFFTITGLAGRPDREIQVCTLAEYIEPRMDEIIRTAFLEAKKADFQISNALSVVLTGGGALLRETKELAESIFNSPARIGYPRGFQGFTQELSDPTFACAVGILKYAINDINNNGSFRKTSKNPFSKAWNWVRHLSENVM from the coding sequence ATGAAGTCGAAAAATCAACTAATCAGTGCAATTGACGTCGGTTCTTCCAAAATATGCACACTCATCGCCGAAATCGACCAGGAACGGCAGGAACCGATCATCAGGGGATATTCAAAAGTCCCATCCAAAGGAATCAAAAAAGGATTAGTGTCTGATATAGAACTGGCGACGGAATCCATTCAGGATTCGGTTTCGCGCGCTGAAAAAATGGCTGAAGTTACGATCGACTCATGCTGGGTCGGTTTATCCGGCGATCATATTCAGAGTATGAATACCAATGGAAGGATGGCTATTTCACGTGATTCACGCGGTGGATTGGGAGAAGCGCAACAAATTGACGAAGAAGATGTTCAGAAATTGGTTGATCACACCAAAGCCGTTCCTCTGCCGATTGATCGCCAATTGCTTCACGTCTTGCCACAGGATTTTATCGTCGATAATCAGCAGGAAATTAAAAACCCTATCGCACTCTCCGGACGTCGATTGGAAGCAAAAGTTCACCTAACGACGTATAACACCACAATCGCTTCAAATCTAACTCATTGCATCGAAAATGCCGGGCTTGGGGTCGAAGCCTTCGTGCTTCAATCGCTTGCGGCATCATTCAGTACGCTTGAAGAAAGCGAAAAGGAAACCGGAACGGTGTTGATCGACATCGGCGCAAATGTATTGGACATCATCGTTTTCAATAACGGCGGCGTACATCATACTGGCGTCGTGAATCTTGGCGGAGTAAATGTAACGAACGATATCGCATATCTCCTCAGAATTCCCCTCGACAAAGCCGAGAGCATCAAACGTGAATACGGTCATGCGATCGCTGGTTTAGCAGACAGAGATGCGTTCTTTACAATCACCGGTTTAGCAGGACGACCCGATCGTGAGATTCAGGTCTGCACGCTGGCGGAATATATTGAGCCGCGAATGGACGAAATCATTCGTACGGCTTTCTTGGAAGCGAAAAAAGCCGACTTCCAGATTTCCAATGCCCTATCGGTTGTTTTGACCGGCGGCGGCGCTTTACTTCGTGAAACAAAAGAATTAGCCGAATCGATTTTCAACTCGCCGGCGCGCATCGGTTATCCGAGAGGATTTCAGGGATTTACGCAGGAATTAAGCGATCCGACATTTGCGTGCGCGGTTGGAATTTTAAAATATGCCATCAACGACATCAATAACAACGGATCTTTTCGAAAGACATCGAAAAATCCGTTTTCCAAAGCGTGGAATTGGGTCAGACATCTGAGTGAAAATGTAATGTAA